In Levilactobacillus brevis, a single genomic region encodes these proteins:
- the thiI gene encoding tRNA 4-thiouridine(8) synthase ThiI, producing the protein MEYSEIMVRYGELSTKGKNKKDFIKQLGQNVRKALGSFDGIEVKAQHDRLHVTLNGADSDAVMHRLKGVFGIENFSPSVKVAKDIDAIKETAVTMVKEAFKPGMTFKINTRRQDKEFKYDTYQMNEILGSTILENVPGLTVQMKHPDLELRVEVRMNGVFLSGETIQGAGGLPVGTGGKAVMMLSGGIDSPVASYYALRRGVKIDMIHFYSPPYTSEQALAKAKELTARLAGYSGGIQFIQVPFAKIQETIKEKVPEGYLMTVQRRLMLRLTAAIAEMRHAKGIFNGESLGQVASQTLESMAAINDVTSMPILRPLLSMDKTEIIKVAEDIDTYDLSILPYEDCCTIFTPPAPKTHPSLEKSRKYEGYIDVEGLMKEALDGIVISDIRPGDNYLNKNEDVFAELL; encoded by the coding sequence ATGGAATACAGCGAAATTATGGTCCGTTACGGCGAGCTGTCGACGAAGGGGAAAAACAAGAAAGACTTCATCAAGCAGCTTGGCCAAAACGTGCGCAAGGCACTCGGTTCCTTTGACGGTATCGAGGTCAAAGCGCAACATGACCGTTTGCACGTCACCTTAAACGGCGCGGATTCTGACGCCGTTATGCACCGTCTGAAGGGCGTTTTCGGGATCGAAAACTTCTCGCCTTCGGTCAAGGTTGCTAAGGATATCGATGCAATCAAGGAAACGGCCGTGACTATGGTCAAGGAAGCCTTTAAACCGGGCATGACCTTCAAGATCAACACGCGTCGGCAAGACAAAGAGTTCAAGTACGATACGTATCAAATGAACGAAATTCTCGGTAGCACGATTCTGGAAAACGTTCCCGGATTGACCGTTCAAATGAAGCATCCCGACCTGGAGTTACGGGTCGAAGTACGGATGAACGGGGTTTTCCTATCCGGCGAAACCATCCAAGGGGCCGGCGGATTGCCCGTGGGTACCGGGGGTAAGGCCGTCATGATGCTTTCTGGTGGGATTGACTCGCCAGTTGCGTCGTACTACGCGTTACGCCGAGGCGTCAAGATTGACATGATTCATTTCTACAGTCCGCCATACACGTCGGAGCAGGCTTTGGCCAAGGCCAAGGAATTGACGGCACGCTTAGCGGGATACTCGGGTGGCATTCAGTTCATTCAAGTGCCCTTTGCTAAGATTCAGGAAACCATCAAGGAAAAGGTACCTGAAGGCTATCTGATGACGGTGCAACGACGGCTGATGCTACGGCTGACGGCGGCGATTGCCGAGATGCGTCACGCCAAGGGAATTTTCAACGGCGAGTCGCTGGGCCAAGTGGCTTCGCAGACGCTGGAGAGTATGGCGGCCATCAACGATGTGACGTCCATGCCAATCTTGCGGCCGCTGCTGTCCATGGATAAGACTGAGATTATCAAGGTTGCCGAGGACATCGACACCTATGACCTGTCCATCTTGCCATATGAAGACTGCTGTACCATCTTCACGCCACCGGCACCCAAGACGCATCCGAGTCTGGAAAAGTCGCGGAAGTACGAAGGGTACATCGACGTGGAAGGTTTGATGAAGGAAGCCCTAGACGGTATCGTCATTTCTGACATCCGCCCTGGTGATAACTACCTGAACAAAAACGAAGATGTTTTTGCTGAATTACTGTAA
- a CDS encoding peroxiredoxin — MEVTRLGDTFSLSGTLPEVGDQLPKFKVFDQENKKVKTANLIGKVTLISVVPDLDTPLCTIQTRKFTQQADHYPDARFATISNNSIAEQTGWCAAQGVENIDLLSDEELSFGYEMGLYVPNLGNLARSIWIIDDTGKIVYRQIVTEQSDEPNYLEAIDALEKLVPRVDL; from the coding sequence GTGGAAGTCACACGACTCGGCGATACATTCTCTTTATCTGGTACGTTGCCAGAAGTAGGAGATCAGTTACCAAAGTTTAAGGTATTCGATCAGGAAAACAAGAAGGTAAAAACGGCCAATTTGATCGGTAAGGTTACCTTGATCAGTGTCGTTCCGGATCTGGATACACCATTATGCACGATTCAAACGCGAAAGTTCACCCAGCAGGCGGATCATTATCCAGACGCACGTTTTGCGACGATTTCGAACAACTCAATCGCTGAACAAACTGGTTGGTGTGCCGCTCAGGGCGTTGAGAACATCGATTTGTTGTCAGACGAAGAATTGTCGTTTGGCTACGAGATGGGCTTGTACGTTCCGAACTTAGGTAACTTGGCACGGTCGATTTGGATCATTGATGACACGGGTAAGATCGTTTATCGGCAAATTGTGACGGAACAGTCCGATGAGCCCAACTACCTGGAAGCCATCGATGCGCTGGAAAAACTCGTCCCACGTGTTGACCTTTAG
- a CDS encoding valine--tRNA ligase, whose protein sequence is MADKQFDMPTKYDPTAVEAGRYQTWLDEDVFRPSGDKKATPYSIVLPPPNVTGKLHLGHAWDTTLQDMIIRQKRMQGFDTLWVPGMDHAGIATQAKVEARLREQGITRYDLGREKFIDKVWEWKDEYAATIHKQWAKMGLSMDYSRERFTLDDGLSDAVKKVFVSLYKKGLIYRGEYIINWDPQARTALSDIEVIHKDDKGAFYHVKYPFANPEDTFNGKHYIEIATTRPETMMGDTAVAVNPDDDRYKDLVGKKVILPLANREIPIIADQYVDINFGTGMVKITPAHDPNDFLVGNRHNLERINTMNEDASMNDRAGKYAGMDRFDARKAMVADLDDQGLLLKVDPIVHSVGHSERTGVQVEARLSTQWFVKMKPLAEAAIKNQQGDNAVDFVPERFEHTFTQWMENVHDWVISRQLWWGHRIPAWYNKKTGEVYVNEEAPKDIENWKQDPDVLDTWFSSALWPFSTMGWPNEDSADFKRYFPTDTLVTGYDIIFFWVSRMIFQSLEFTGKRPFKHVLLHGLIRAEDGRKMSKSLGNGIDPMDVIDKYGADALRWFLSTGSTAGQDVRFSYDKMDAAWNFINKIWNASRFVIMNLSATTKPVVPAADKWDLTDKWILSRLNDTVKHVTEMFDKFEFGEAGRALYNFIWNDFCDWYIEMSKEVLTGDDEAAKATKQDLLAYVLDQTLRLLQPIMPFVTEAIWQEMPHDGQSLVTATYPVDHPEFDNAAAESDMTSLIDLIKAVRNIRAEANAPMSTPIDLQIKTSDANLQRVFETNRDYIDRFVHPKDFEIGADVTAPKLAMTSVITGAEVSVPLAELVDLNDEAARLDKEVAKYTAEVQRAVKKLGNERFVANAPEDVVNAEREKQTDNQKKLEATQQRLADIKAQL, encoded by the coding sequence ATGGCAGATAAGCAATTTGATATGCCGACCAAGTATGATCCGACCGCCGTTGAAGCGGGTCGTTATCAGACTTGGCTCGATGAAGATGTTTTCAGACCCAGTGGTGACAAGAAGGCCACCCCGTACTCCATCGTTTTACCGCCACCCAATGTTACCGGTAAGTTGCACTTAGGCCATGCCTGGGATACGACGCTGCAAGACATGATTATTCGGCAGAAACGGATGCAGGGATTCGATACGCTCTGGGTTCCCGGGATGGACCACGCTGGGATCGCCACGCAGGCCAAGGTAGAAGCCCGGTTGCGTGAACAGGGGATTACCCGTTATGATCTCGGTCGTGAGAAGTTCATCGACAAGGTTTGGGAATGGAAGGACGAATACGCCGCAACCATTCACAAGCAGTGGGCGAAGATGGGCTTGTCCATGGACTATTCCCGTGAACGGTTCACGCTAGACGATGGGTTATCCGACGCGGTCAAGAAGGTCTTCGTTTCCCTCTACAAGAAGGGCCTGATCTACCGGGGTGAATACATCATCAACTGGGATCCGCAAGCGCGGACAGCCCTTTCCGATATCGAAGTCATTCACAAGGACGACAAGGGGGCCTTCTACCACGTGAAGTACCCATTTGCCAACCCAGAGGATACCTTCAACGGTAAGCACTACATCGAAATTGCGACGACGCGTCCCGAAACCATGATGGGGGATACCGCCGTGGCCGTGAACCCCGATGACGACCGGTACAAGGACTTAGTCGGTAAGAAGGTCATCTTGCCACTCGCCAACCGCGAAATTCCGATCATTGCCGACCAATACGTCGACATCAACTTCGGAACTGGGATGGTTAAGATTACGCCGGCCCATGACCCGAACGACTTCTTAGTCGGTAACCGGCACAACTTGGAACGGATCAACACCATGAACGAAGACGCTTCGATGAACGATCGTGCGGGCAAGTACGCTGGCATGGACCGGTTCGACGCACGAAAAGCCATGGTCGCGGACTTAGACGATCAAGGCTTGCTCCTCAAGGTTGACCCAATCGTCCATTCCGTCGGGCATTCCGAACGGACCGGGGTTCAGGTCGAAGCCCGGCTGTCCACCCAATGGTTCGTCAAGATGAAGCCACTCGCTGAAGCCGCCATTAAGAACCAACAGGGCGACAACGCGGTCGACTTTGTTCCCGAACGTTTCGAACATACTTTTACGCAATGGATGGAAAACGTCCACGACTGGGTCATTTCACGGCAACTCTGGTGGGGTCACCGGATTCCAGCCTGGTACAACAAGAAGACCGGCGAAGTCTACGTTAACGAAGAAGCCCCTAAGGACATCGAAAACTGGAAACAGGATCCGGATGTCTTGGACACCTGGTTCTCCAGTGCCCTGTGGCCCTTCTCCACGATGGGCTGGCCAAACGAAGACAGTGCCGACTTCAAGCGCTACTTCCCAACCGATACGTTAGTTACGGGTTACGACATCATCTTCTTCTGGGTTTCCCGGATGATCTTCCAAAGCCTCGAATTCACCGGCAAGCGGCCGTTTAAACACGTGCTCTTACACGGATTGATTCGGGCCGAAGACGGTCGCAAGATGAGTAAGTCTCTGGGCAACGGGATCGATCCGATGGACGTCATCGACAAGTACGGGGCCGACGCGTTGCGGTGGTTCTTGTCCACGGGTTCAACGGCCGGCCAAGACGTGCGGTTCAGTTACGACAAGATGGACGCGGCCTGGAACTTCATCAACAAGATCTGGAACGCCAGCCGGTTCGTTATCATGAACCTTAGCGCAACCACCAAGCCAGTGGTTCCCGCCGCTGACAAGTGGGATCTGACCGACAAGTGGATTTTGAGTCGGTTGAACGACACGGTCAAGCATGTGACGGAAATGTTCGATAAGTTCGAGTTTGGTGAAGCCGGTCGAGCCCTGTACAACTTCATCTGGAACGACTTCTGTGACTGGTATATCGAAATGAGTAAGGAAGTCTTGACGGGCGATGACGAGGCGGCCAAGGCCACCAAGCAAGACCTGTTGGCTTACGTCTTGGATCAAACCTTACGTTTACTCCAACCTATCATGCCATTCGTTACCGAGGCCATTTGGCAAGAAATGCCCCATGACGGGCAATCTCTGGTTACGGCGACGTACCCAGTTGACCATCCAGAATTCGACAACGCTGCGGCAGAGAGCGATATGACCAGTTTGATCGACCTGATCAAGGCCGTGCGGAATATTCGTGCCGAAGCCAACGCGCCAATGTCCACGCCGATTGATTTGCAAATCAAGACCAGCGATGCGAACTTACAACGGGTCTTTGAGACCAACCGGGACTACATCGACCGGTTCGTTCACCCGAAGGACTTCGAAATCGGCGCCGATGTCACCGCCCCTAAGTTGGCTATGACGTCCGTGATTACCGGAGCAGAGGTTTCCGTTCCACTGGCCGAGTTGGTGGACTTAAACGATGAGGCCGCCCGCCTGGACAAGGAAGTTGCCAAGTACACGGCGGAAGTGCAACGGGCCGTCAAGAAGCTAGGCAACGAACGCTTCGTGGCCAATGCACCGGAAGACGTGGTTAACGCCGAACGCGAAAAGCAGACGGATAACCAAAAGAAATTGGAAGCTACGCAACAACGTTTAGCAGACATTAAAGCCCAACTTTAG
- a CDS encoding bifunctional folylpolyglutamate synthase/dihydrofolate synthase, producing the protein MVETYAEALQFIHGRDRFKKKPTLDRMRQFMHILGDPQAQLKMIHVAGTNGKGSTVAFLRDLFMAEGQTVGTFTSPFITRFNERISTDGQPISDTDLVAMVNRIQPVVAQLDRELAEEGPTEFEIDTALMFCYFASHPVDIVIVEVGLGGLYDSTNIITPAVSVITTIGMDHMKILGDTIPKIATQKAGIIKPAVPVVCGRLTPDALAVMDRTAADQHTDVRALGRDFNVQNQPEPGWGERFAYTWGDHRWCHLEIDLLGQYQIDNAATALTAFITYHQVRQLPVDIAEIRAGLKHTAWPGRFERLTAEPIIAIDGAHNEPAMVELAQLLRQHFAQHDIYIILAVLADKQYDQMFRTLLKVQNVHIIVTQFQGPGKRAAATPQALEDAVSSHKRMTMAADWPSALKQALTNVSADDLVLLTGSLYFISEVRQYFKDSDE; encoded by the coding sequence TTGGTAGAAACGTACGCCGAAGCCCTGCAATTCATCCACGGCCGAGACCGGTTTAAGAAGAAGCCGACACTGGACCGGATGCGGCAGTTCATGCACATCTTGGGTGATCCGCAGGCACAGTTGAAGATGATTCATGTCGCGGGGACCAACGGCAAGGGGTCGACCGTCGCTTTTCTCCGGGACTTATTCATGGCCGAGGGACAGACGGTCGGGACATTTACCTCGCCATTCATCACGCGGTTCAATGAGCGCATCAGCACCGATGGCCAGCCGATTAGCGATACCGATCTGGTCGCCATGGTTAATCGGATTCAGCCGGTCGTGGCTCAATTGGACCGCGAGCTTGCCGAAGAGGGGCCCACGGAATTTGAGATTGATACGGCCCTGATGTTCTGCTACTTCGCCAGCCATCCCGTCGACATCGTGATTGTCGAGGTCGGTCTGGGCGGCTTGTATGATTCGACCAACATCATCACCCCAGCCGTATCGGTGATTACGACCATTGGCATGGACCACATGAAGATTCTGGGCGATACCATTCCTAAGATTGCCACGCAAAAGGCGGGGATCATCAAACCGGCGGTGCCGGTTGTCTGCGGTCGCCTCACGCCCGATGCCTTGGCGGTGATGGATCGAACCGCGGCCGACCAACACACGGATGTCCGGGCGTTGGGTCGCGACTTTAACGTTCAGAATCAACCCGAACCGGGGTGGGGCGAGCGCTTTGCCTACACCTGGGGCGATCATCGTTGGTGTCACCTAGAGATTGACCTATTGGGCCAGTATCAGATTGATAATGCGGCGACCGCGCTCACGGCCTTCATCACGTATCATCAGGTCCGACAACTCCCTGTCGACATCGCCGAGATTCGTGCCGGCTTAAAACACACGGCGTGGCCCGGTCGGTTTGAACGGTTAACAGCCGAACCGATCATCGCCATTGATGGGGCACACAATGAGCCGGCCATGGTGGAGCTGGCACAATTATTGCGGCAACATTTTGCGCAGCACGACATTTACATTATCCTCGCGGTGTTGGCAGACAAGCAATACGATCAGATGTTCCGCACGCTCCTCAAGGTCCAAAATGTCCACATCATCGTGACCCAATTTCAGGGGCCGGGTAAACGGGCCGCGGCAACCCCACAGGCCTTGGAAGACGCAGTGTCCTCGCACAAGCGGATGACCATGGCTGCGGATTGGCCCAGTGCGTTGAAGCAGGCATTGACCAACGTTTCAGCGGACGATCTGGTCTTGTTGACGGGCTCTCTGTACTTTATTTCGGAAGTCCGGCAATATTTTAAAGATTCTGACGAATAA
- a CDS encoding DNA repair protein, which yields MQRQRVTSTNERELVRRVVRQLGLAPTAEVDRFFRYFQCVANLRYASQRQCQRYVGGNGARRTLLTAIELGRWVQRAPRPIYGEVSASSQIGESLMDDLRYAPQERLEVLALDAKHRVIDRQTVFVGTLDSCPVHPREIFRVAVMTGAAAIVVAHNHPSGLAEPSENDLQFMRRLARCGQLMGIPVLDGFVIGLRTYFSLREAGILPLKQGANKSEGLKSD from the coding sequence ATGCAACGACAACGGGTGACCAGTACCAATGAACGTGAGCTAGTACGCCGAGTAGTCCGGCAGTTGGGATTAGCGCCGACTGCCGAAGTCGACCGCTTCTTTCGGTATTTTCAATGCGTCGCTAACCTGCGCTATGCCAGCCAACGCCAGTGTCAGCGCTACGTGGGCGGTAACGGTGCGCGGCGAACGTTATTGACGGCGATCGAGTTGGGACGGTGGGTGCAGCGTGCGCCCCGGCCCATCTACGGTGAGGTCTCGGCTAGTAGCCAGATTGGTGAGAGCCTGATGGACGATCTGCGGTACGCCCCGCAAGAGCGACTGGAAGTTCTGGCACTGGATGCCAAACACCGGGTGATTGACCGGCAAACGGTGTTCGTGGGCACGTTAGATAGTTGTCCTGTCCATCCCCGTGAGATCTTTAGGGTAGCGGTTATGACCGGCGCGGCGGCGATTGTGGTGGCACACAACCATCCCAGCGGCCTGGCCGAACCCTCGGAAAACGATCTGCAGTTCATGCGGCGCCTGGCGCGGTGTGGACAGCTCATGGGAATTCCCGTGCTCGATGGGTTTGTCATCGGCCTACGTACCTACTTTAGTCTGCGTGAGGCCGGGATTCTCCCACTCAAACAGGGGGCAAATAAGTCAGAAGGTTTAAAATCTGATTAA
- a CDS encoding rod shape-determining protein, whose translation MFGLGTKNIGIDLGTANTIVYVDGKGIVLREPSVVAKNTKSGEIVSVGEDARAMIGRTPASIVAIRPMKDGVIADYDTTVAMMKYFIEKTVGKSSGKPYVMVCVPSGVTEVEKRAVIDATRVAGARDAYVIEEPFAAAIGAGLPVMDPTGSMVVDMGGGTTDVATISLGGIVSSRSIRVAGDKLDDAIATYVRSNFNLLIGERTAEKLKMDIGSASVEDADKIEGATIRGRDLVSGLPKAVEVSAVDVAKAIQEPVQDVITAIKETLEETSPEIAADVIDHGIVLTGGGALLKNLSEVIADATKVPVSIANDPLDCVAAGTGESLKSIDVMKKK comes from the coding sequence GTGTTCGGATTAGGAACGAAAAATATTGGAATCGATCTTGGTACCGCCAATACAATTGTGTACGTTGACGGTAAAGGAATCGTTCTACGCGAACCTTCTGTTGTTGCCAAGAACACAAAGTCTGGGGAAATTGTGTCCGTTGGTGAAGACGCGCGCGCAATGATTGGCCGGACGCCGGCAAGTATCGTTGCCATTCGGCCCATGAAAGACGGGGTTATCGCGGATTACGATACGACCGTTGCGATGATGAAATACTTCATCGAAAAGACGGTAGGTAAGTCCAGCGGTAAGCCTTACGTGATGGTTTGTGTGCCAAGCGGTGTAACGGAAGTTGAAAAGCGGGCGGTTATTGACGCGACCCGCGTTGCTGGTGCTCGTGACGCTTACGTCATTGAAGAACCATTTGCTGCAGCCATTGGTGCTGGTTTGCCCGTCATGGACCCAACCGGTAGCATGGTCGTCGACATGGGTGGTGGAACGACCGATGTGGCAACGATCTCTCTTGGGGGTATCGTTTCCAGTCGTTCTATCCGGGTTGCTGGTGATAAGTTGGATGACGCGATTGCGACGTATGTGCGGTCGAACTTCAACCTGTTGATCGGTGAACGGACCGCTGAAAAGCTGAAGATGGACATTGGCTCCGCTTCGGTCGAAGACGCCGACAAGATTGAGGGCGCCACGATTCGAGGCCGTGATTTGGTTTCTGGCTTACCTAAGGCAGTGGAAGTCTCCGCTGTTGACGTGGCCAAGGCCATCCAAGAACCCGTCCAAGACGTGATTACGGCAATTAAAGAAACCTTAGAAGAAACGTCACCAGAAATCGCCGCTGACGTGATTGATCACGGCATCGTGTTGACTGGTGGGGGTGCTTTACTGAAGAACCTATCGGAAGTCATTGCCGATGCAACCAAAGTCCCAGTTTCCATCGCCAACGATCCTCTGGATTGTGTGGCAGCTGGTACCGGTGAATCATTAAAGAGTATCGATGTCATGAAGAAAAAATAG